A genomic window from Deltaproteobacteria bacterium includes:
- a CDS encoding NHL repeat-containing protein, giving the protein MEMKRVRGLSGRFRFIVFLLVAVVVPAVLALRHWGVAWTLAAREGSPARYSLVGFWDGADVPSGEFFRPIGIAVAPNGDVFVTDARLRFVRLGPSGEFKGEWGHEGKGPGGFGNPMGIAVARDDSVFVSDYEHDRIHKFTPDGRFLLSFGGPGKGPGRLTAPAGLAVDPSGSLYVADFYNHRVQKFEADGSFKKIIGHPGRMGAGALHYPTGVTVAPDGKLLVADAYNHQLQWFDPGGIPVRRAGYRLFLFWPRAASSRRGFKVPTGAAAGPDGLLHVADSGNHRIVMLTAEGRYVTDWVLPDANPGVYSPEQIAVSTDGRTVYATDLASNRILVLKVGR; this is encoded by the coding sequence ATGGAGATGAAACGGGTCCGCGGGCTCTCCGGACGTTTCCGTTTTATCGTATTCTTGCTGGTGGCGGTCGTCGTTCCCGCCGTCCTCGCGCTTCGCCATTGGGGAGTGGCCTGGACGCTCGCCGCGCGTGAGGGGAGCCCGGCCAGATATTCCCTTGTCGGTTTCTGGGACGGCGCCGACGTTCCCTCGGGAGAATTCTTTCGGCCCATCGGCATCGCGGTCGCGCCGAACGGAGACGTCTTCGTCACCGACGCGCGTCTCCGCTTCGTGCGGCTGGGCCCTTCCGGGGAATTCAAGGGCGAGTGGGGACACGAAGGCAAGGGGCCCGGGGGGTTCGGCAACCCCATGGGGATCGCGGTGGCGCGCGACGACTCGGTATTCGTCTCCGATTACGAGCACGACCGGATCCACAAATTCACGCCGGACGGCCGGTTTCTCCTCTCCTTCGGGGGACCGGGAAAGGGGCCGGGTCGCCTCACCGCACCCGCCGGCCTGGCCGTCGATCCTTCGGGCTCCCTGTACGTCGCGGATTTCTACAATCACCGGGTCCAGAAGTTCGAAGCGGACGGTTCGTTTAAGAAGATTATCGGCCACCCGGGCAGGATGGGCGCCGGCGCCCTTCATTATCCGACGGGCGTGACCGTTGCGCCGGATGGCAAGCTCCTGGTCGCCGACGCGTACAATCACCAGCTCCAATGGTTCGACCCCGGGGGGATCCCGGTCCGGCGGGCCGGCTACCGTTTGTTTCTGTTTTGGCCGCGCGCCGCCTCGTCAAGGCGGGGGTTCAAGGTTCCGACCGGCGCAGCCGCGGGACCGGACGGCCTCCTCCACGTGGCGGACAGCGGAAACCACCGGATCGTCATGCTTACGGCGGAGGGGCGTTACGTGACGGACTGGGTACTCCCCGACGCGAACCCCGGTGTCTACTCCCCTGAACAGATCGCGGTCTCAACGGACGGAAGGACCGTATATGCCACGGACCTCGCGTCAAACCGGATCCTGGTACTGAAGGTCGGCCGGTGA
- a CDS encoding heavy-metal-associated domain-containing protein: protein MTFKSFLIRHACCRWIGLALVAVVPALLAAPYGAWSAGPQPGAAKQAVVAVDGMSCPFCAYGVKKHLSALPGVKSVQVELAKGEAIVEFDPEGQVTDEQIRKAVREAGFTPGKIEWR, encoded by the coding sequence ATGACTTTCAAATCGTTTCTCATACGTCATGCGTGCTGCCGGTGGATCGGTCTTGCGCTCGTCGCAGTCGTTCCGGCGCTTCTCGCGGCGCCTTACGGGGCATGGTCCGCCGGCCCCCAGCCCGGTGCCGCAAAACAGGCCGTAGTGGCCGTCGACGGGATGTCCTGCCCCTTTTGCGCATATGGGGTGAAGAAGCATCTGTCGGCGCTGCCCGGGGTAAAGAGTGTCCAGGTCGAGCTGGCCAAGGGCGAGGCGATCGTGGAATTCGACCCGGAGGGGCAGGTGACCGACGAGCAGATCCGGAAGGCGGTGCGGGAGGCGGGCTTTACTCCCGGAAAGATCGAATGGAGATGA
- a CDS encoding transporter has translation MKRGALPARVAVLGLFAACGMFVPPNVAAAPITFNTALPVASGEGILRVQYVLVRAAGDPTTLGRSITVHAAPVALAYGVTPRLALFGIAPFFDKSLELDTPAGRIERSASGIGDLLFLGRYTAFALDRPGSTIRLAPFAGLKLPTGKDDVSDGLGRLPRPLQPGSGSWDGLGGVVFTWQTLGWEFDADVGFRKNTAADGFRFGDQAFTDASFQYRVWPRRLEAGVPAYVFAVAESNLVVAGRDRVGGVSDPDSGGTRWNVGAGLQYVTERFVIEGIYQVPAVQRLNGNGVETDYSLSVGIRWKFSFLPGR, from the coding sequence ATGAAAAGGGGGGCCTTGCCGGCACGGGTTGCTGTTCTTGGCTTGTTCGCCGCGTGCGGCATGTTTGTTCCACCGAACGTCGCCGCCGCGCCGATCACGTTCAATACCGCCCTGCCGGTGGCAAGCGGGGAGGGGATTCTCCGCGTGCAGTATGTCTTGGTCCGCGCGGCCGGCGACCCGACCACCCTCGGTCGCAGCATCACCGTTCACGCCGCGCCGGTGGCTCTCGCGTACGGAGTCACACCGCGCCTCGCCCTGTTCGGGATCGCTCCCTTCTTCGACAAGTCCCTGGAGCTCGATACGCCCGCAGGCAGGATCGAGCGCAGCGCTTCCGGCATCGGCGACCTTCTCTTCCTCGGACGATATACCGCTTTCGCGCTGGACCGGCCCGGATCTACGATACGCCTTGCACCCTTTGCCGGGCTCAAGCTTCCGACCGGCAAGGACGATGTTTCCGATGGCCTGGGCCGCCTTCCGCGGCCCCTGCAACCGGGCTCCGGGTCCTGGGACGGGCTCGGAGGGGTTGTCTTCACGTGGCAGACCCTGGGGTGGGAATTCGACGCCGACGTGGGTTTTCGCAAGAACACGGCGGCGGACGGTTTCCGGTTCGGGGACCAGGCGTTCACCGACGCGTCTTTCCAGTACCGGGTCTGGCCGCGTCGGCTGGAGGCCGGAGTGCCCGCGTATGTTTTCGCCGTCGCCGAGAGCAACCTCGTCGTCGCGGGGCGGGACCGGGTCGGAGGAGTTTCGGACCCCGATTCCGGGGGGACCCGGTGGAACGTCGGCGCGGGGCTCCAGTACGTGACGGAGCGCTTCGTCATCGAGGGAATCTACCAGGTTCCCGCCGTCCAGCGGCTGAACGGCAACGGCGTGGAAACCGACTATTCGCTCAGCGTCGGGATCCGTTGGAAATTTTCGTTCCTGCCAGGACGATGA
- a CDS encoding DUF3047 domain-containing protein: MGRSGIDIRPVRGFCGGLLHVAIRIFVLFAALAVPGAGGAGPLLVDDFAAGLSDRWEKKIFKGETIYTPVIDEGRPALKAESRASASGLIYHVDLDPNEYPRLSWSWKIVRTIGKGDERTKGGDDYAARLYVVYPSILFWKTRAVNYIWANRLPRGAFLPNAYSKNSVMVAVESGDENAGRWIDEERNLVEDFRRAFGENPPRLGAVAIMTDTDNTGERAAAWYGAIRFLPPGLRSRAPSSR; the protein is encoded by the coding sequence ATGGGACGATCCGGTATCGATATACGACCCGTGCGTGGTTTCTGCGGAGGACTCCTGCATGTAGCCATCCGGATTTTCGTCCTCTTTGCGGCCCTTGCAGTCCCCGGAGCCGGCGGGGCGGGGCCGCTCCTCGTCGACGATTTCGCCGCGGGCCTCTCCGATAGATGGGAGAAGAAGATCTTCAAGGGTGAGACAATCTACACGCCAGTTATCGACGAAGGACGTCCCGCGCTGAAGGCGGAGAGCCGGGCGAGCGCCTCGGGGCTGATTTACCACGTCGATCTCGATCCGAATGAGTACCCGCGACTTTCATGGTCATGGAAGATCGTCCGCACGATCGGTAAAGGAGACGAGCGGACAAAAGGCGGTGACGATTACGCGGCCAGGTTGTACGTCGTTTATCCCTCCATCCTCTTCTGGAAGACGCGGGCGGTAAACTACATCTGGGCGAACCGGCTGCCGCGGGGCGCATTTCTTCCCAACGCATATTCGAAAAACTCGGTCATGGTGGCCGTGGAGAGCGGCGACGAGAACGCGGGGAGATGGATCGACGAGGAGCGCAACCTCGTCGAGGATTTCCGGCGGGCGTTCGGTGAAAATCCTCCCAGGCTCGGCGCTGTGGCGATCATGACCGACACCGACAACACGGGAGAGCGGGCGGCCGCGTGGTACGGCGCTATCCGGTTCCTGCCGCCTGGTTTACGGTCTCGTGCACCGTCGTCGCGGTGA